The following are encoded in a window of Phocoena phocoena chromosome 2, mPhoPho1.1, whole genome shotgun sequence genomic DNA:
- the GJD4 gene encoding gap junction delta-4 protein, with amino-acid sequence MDQLDLLGFLVITLNCNVTMVGKVWLIFMVLLRMGVLILAGSPVYQDEQERFVCNTLQPGCANVCYDIFAPVSHLRFWLIQSVSVLLPSAVFSVYVLHKGAELAARGSRWLDDDSEDHDGPELTPGARRCLTVPDFSSGYVVHLCLRTLTEAAFGALHYLLFGFLVPKRFSCTHPPCTSVVDCYVSRPTEKSILMLFVWAVCALSLLLSVTDLVCSVRWETRRRHGGARRRPCQGAGSAAREGHGAPEGRGARARRGLRTGGQGAYSPAAEPTEPGHPDLPGEDESDALSSASDQPRGAGPGAAAPGWEERPCAPSAALPGPSKSEWV; translated from the exons ATGGACCAGCTGGACCTGCTGGGGTTCCTCGTCATCACCCTAAACTGCAACGTGACCATGGTGG GGAAGGTCTGGCTTATCTTCATGGTGCTGCTGAGGATGGGGGTGCTCATCCTGGCCGGGTCGCCGGTCTACCAGGATGAGCAGGAGAGGTTCGTGTGCAATACTCTGCAGCCCGGATGCGCCAACGTTTGCTACGACATCTTCGCCCCCGTGTCCCACCTGCGGTTCTGGCTGATCCAGAGCGTGTCTGTTCTGCTTCCATCCGCCGTCTTCAGTGTCTACGTGCTGCACAAAGGAGCCGAGCTGGCGGCACGTGGATCCCGCTGGCTGGATGATGACTCGGAGGACCACGACGGCCCTGAACTGACCCCGGGGGCCAGGCGCTGCCTGACGGTGCCGGACTTCTCCTCGGGCTACGTGGTCCACCTCTGCCTCCGGACCCTGACGGAGGCAGCTTTCGGTGCCCTGCATTACCTCCTCTTCGGATTCTTGGTCCCCAAGAGATTCTCGTGCACGCACCCTCCTTGCACCAGCGTGGTGGACTGTTACGTCTCTCGGCCCACGGAGAAGTCCATCCTGATGCTTTTCGTCTGGGCCGTCTGCGCGCTGTCCTTGTTGCTCAGTGTCACCGACCTGGTCTGCAGCGTGCGCTGGGAGACGCGCAGGCGACACGGCGGGGCTCGGAGGAGGCCGTGTCAAGGGGCGGGGAGTGCGGCGCGGGAGGGACACGGGGCGCCCGAGGGACGTGGGGCGCGCGCTCGCCGGGGCCTGCGGACTGGAGGGCAGGGCGCGTACAGCCCCGCAGCGGAGCCCACCGAGCCGGGACACCCGGATCTGCCAGGGGAGGACGAGAGCGACGCGCTGTCCTCTGCCAGCGACCAGCCGCGCGGGGCCGGGCCGGGAGCGGCGGCCCCGGGGTGGGAGGAGCGCCCCTGCGCGCCAAGCGCCGCGCTCCCGGGCCCCAGCAAGTCCGAGTGGGTGTGA